One genomic region from Vanacampus margaritifer isolate UIUO_Vmar chromosome 2, RoL_Vmar_1.0, whole genome shotgun sequence encodes:
- the pde6hb gene encoding retinal cone rhodopsin-sensitive cGMP 3',5'-cyclic phosphodiesterase subunit gamma, whose protein sequence is MSQTEAGGGEEISGGLLGHLQQRTMNASPPAGSALAPGAGTGPTTPKKGPPKFKQRQTRTFKSKAPKPGQKGFGDDIPGMEGLGTDITVVCPWEAFGDMELNDLAKYGII, encoded by the exons ATGTCACAAACTgaagcaggaggaggagaagagatCAGTGGCGGCCTCTTGGGACATCTCCAACAG agaaCAATGAACGCCAGCCCACCGGCAGGAAGCGCCCTGGCCCCTGGTGCCGGCACTGGCCCCACTACACCCAAGAAGGGCCCACCCAAATTCAAGCAGAGGCAGACTCGCACATTCAAGAGCAAGGCCCCCAAACCAGGCCAGAAGGg CTTTGGTGATGACATCCCCGGCATGGAGGGTCTCGGCACAGACATCACGGTGGTGTGCCCATGGGAAGCCTTTGGCGACATGGAGCTCAACGACTTGGCCAAATACGGCATCATTTAA